A genomic window from Fibrobacterota bacterium includes:
- a CDS encoding TMEM165/GDT1 family protein, producing the protein MNAFLVSTGIVALGEIGDKTQLLAFMLAAKFRKPVPIVLGILVATVLNHALAGAVGSWVTTLVGPSVLRWILGGSFLAMAVWTLIPDKLDENEAKLAKYGAFLTTLFAFFLAEMGDKTQVATIALAAQFKAVVPVVAGTTLGILIADIPAVFIGDRAAKLIPVRVVHTIAAALFAIIGIATLLGAGSRFGF; encoded by the coding sequence ATGAATGCTTTCCTGGTCTCCACTGGAATCGTCGCCCTCGGCGAAATCGGCGACAAGACCCAACTTCTGGCTTTCATGCTCGCCGCCAAGTTCCGCAAACCCGTTCCCATCGTTTTGGGGATCCTGGTGGCCACGGTCCTGAACCACGCCTTGGCGGGAGCGGTCGGGTCGTGGGTGACCACGCTGGTCGGTCCGTCCGTGCTGCGGTGGATCCTGGGTGGATCTTTCCTGGCCATGGCGGTCTGGACCTTGATCCCGGACAAGCTGGACGAAAACGAAGCCAAGCTCGCCAAATACGGGGCGTTTCTCACCACGCTGTTCGCCTTTTTCCTGGCCGAGATGGGCGACAAGACCCAGGTCGCCACCATCGCCTTGGCGGCACAATTCAAGGCGGTCGTTCCCGTGGTGGCGGGGACAACTCTTGGCATCCTGATCGCCGACATCCCCGCGGTCTTCATCGGGGACAGGGCCGCCAAGCTCATCCCGGTGCGGGTGGTCCACACGATCGCCGCCGCGTTGTTTGCGATCATCGGCATCGCCACCCTCCTGGGCGCCGGGTCGAGATTCGGTTTCTGA
- a CDS encoding coiled coil domain-containing protein produces the protein MSKRDSYKQKIQGELDLILAKILEFKAHAKIAVADTRIQAHSTIQDLERKVDHTKERLADLNASSDDAWDSIKSGVETAWGDLRTSFGKAKEHFQK, from the coding sequence ATGTCCAAGCGCGACAGCTACAAGCAGAAGATCCAAGGCGAACTGGATTTGATCCTCGCCAAGATCCTTGAATTCAAGGCGCACGCGAAGATCGCCGTCGCCGATACCCGCATCCAAGCCCACAGCACCATCCAGGACCTCGAAAGGAAGGTCGATCACACGAAGGAACGCCTGGCCGATCTGAACGCCTCCAGCGACGACGCCTGGGACTCCATCAAGTCCGGCGTGGAAACGGCCTGGGGAGACTTGCGGACAAGTTTTGGCAAGGCGAAGGAACACTTCCAGAAGTAG
- a CDS encoding STAS/SEC14 domain-containing protein — translation MSIQFHHENIGKILVVQVSGMVTKGDYDIFLPEFERLVREFGKLRLLFDMTKLTGWDVGAAWEDYKFGIAHFSDIELLAMVGETRWHQDMAIFCKAFTNALVRYFDHLQVAQARQWLEETPSILPDAGKFDEQGQWSV, via the coding sequence ATGTCCATCCAATTCCACCACGAAAACATCGGGAAGATCCTCGTCGTCCAAGTCAGCGGGATGGTGACGAAGGGGGATTACGACATCTTCCTTCCCGAGTTCGAGCGGCTTGTGCGCGAGTTCGGAAAGTTGCGCCTGTTGTTCGACATGACGAAGCTCACCGGTTGGGATGTCGGTGCGGCGTGGGAGGACTACAAGTTCGGCATCGCCCACTTCTCCGATATCGAACTCCTGGCCATGGTCGGAGAAACCAGGTGGCACCAGGACATGGCGATCTTCTGCAAAGCCTTCACCAATGCGTTGGTCAGGTACTTCGACCACCTCCAGGTCGCCCAGGCGCGCCAGTGGCTGGAAGAGACGCCTAGCATCCTCCCCGACGCGGGGAAATTCGACGAACAGGGCCAATGGAGCGTCTGA